The Alphaproteobacteria bacterium genome includes a window with the following:
- a CDS encoding ABC transporter permease: MENNQNNSEDGVFKEEFIDAVKLLPIAAYSAYAHIKGRYRRTTLGPFWLTISAGITILILGLIWGSVFGADLNSFFPYVTVGYITWGLISSLILEAPLFFFEQAMVMRNVKLPIFYYVSSFLIKNLIVYAHNFVIIMFVMIVFQVPILPQTFLFIPNFLLLILIGYFCVVILGMLASRFHDLHPMVNSVTMLIFLMTPILWQPSAIVGKRAILVEFNPFFHFIELIRAPLLGKVPTVTNYAVSIVLLIVTAVVSIYLLKKYRHRLVYWV; the protein is encoded by the coding sequence ATGGAAAATAATCAAAATAATAGCGAAGATGGCGTTTTTAAGGAAGAGTTTATTGACGCCGTTAAATTATTACCGATCGCTGCTTATAGTGCTTATGCTCATATTAAAGGACGATATAGACGAACAACGTTAGGTCCTTTTTGGCTCACAATTAGTGCGGGTATAACCATATTAATTCTTGGATTAATATGGGGTAGTGTTTTTGGTGCCGATCTGAATTCTTTTTTCCCTTATGTTACGGTTGGATACATTACCTGGGGCTTGATTTCTTCTCTGATTTTAGAGGCGCCATTATTTTTCTTTGAGCAAGCAATGGTGATGAGAAATGTGAAGTTACCAATATTTTATTATGTCTCGTCATTTCTCATTAAAAATTTGATTGTTTATGCGCATAATTTTGTGATTATTATGTTTGTCATGATTGTTTTTCAAGTCCCGATCTTGCCTCAAACATTTCTCTTTATTCCAAACTTCCTGTTGCTCATTCTTATTGGGTATTTTTGTGTGGTTATATTGGGTATGCTAGCCTCTCGGTTTCACGATCTACACCCTATGGTGAATTCAGTGACGATGCTGATTTTTCTGATGACGCCTATTCTGTGGCAACCTTCAGCGATCGTTGGGAAAAGAGCAATCCTGGTTGAATTCAACCCATTCTTTCACTTTATTGAATTAATTCGTGCTCCTTTGTTAGGTAAAGTTCCAACCGTAACGAATTATGCCGTTTCTATTGTTTTATTAATTGTAACAGCTGTTGTTTCTATTTATTTATTAAAGAAATATAGACATCGTCTGGTTTATTGGGTGTAA
- a CDS encoding rhodanese-related sulfurtransferase, with translation MVDVFAFYKFAAIQDKVALKSRMDEAVQHLAVTGTVLVADEGVNGTIAGDAKDLRFVLEALGVLGGIGEIPYKVSYAETMPFHRMKIRLKKEIVTIGDSSVRPDKVVGTYVDPEDWNDLIQQDDVFILDTRNDYEVEIGTFKGAVDPKTTTFREFPDYVQKNLDPKKHKKIAMFCTGGIRCEKASSYMLQHGFEEVYHLNGGILKYLECVDSEKSLWEGDCFVFDGRVSVKHGLELGDYEMCFGCRHPLTQEEMTSEHYVQGVCCPKCHNKTTVDKKMSAEERQKQIELAHKRQAEHLGPKAQVRSKVKNHQVKTV, from the coding sequence ATGGTCGATGTTTTTGCATTTTATAAATTTGCTGCAATTCAGGATAAGGTTGCTTTAAAATCGCGTATGGATGAAGCTGTTCAGCATTTGGCTGTTACAGGGACAGTGCTTGTTGCAGATGAAGGTGTGAATGGGACAATCGCGGGCGATGCAAAGGACCTACGCTTTGTTCTTGAGGCGTTAGGAGTGTTAGGTGGTATCGGAGAGATACCTTATAAAGTGTCTTACGCAGAAACAATGCCTTTTCATCGGATGAAAATTCGTTTAAAGAAAGAAATTGTCACGATTGGAGATTCATCTGTTCGGCCAGATAAAGTAGTTGGCACTTATGTTGATCCAGAAGATTGGAATGATTTGATTCAACAGGATGATGTTTTCATTCTGGATACGCGTAATGATTATGAAGTTGAAATTGGGACCTTTAAAGGAGCAGTTGATCCAAAAACCACAACTTTTCGTGAGTTCCCTGACTATGTTCAAAAGAATCTTGATCCAAAAAAGCATAAGAAGATTGCCATGTTTTGCACAGGCGGTATTCGGTGTGAAAAAGCAAGCTCATATATGCTGCAGCATGGTTTTGAGGAGGTCTATCACTTGAATGGTGGTATTCTGAAATATTTGGAATGCGTAGATTCTGAGAAAAGCTTGTGGGAAGGCGATTGTTTTGTCTTTGATGGCCGTGTTTCAGTGAAGCATGGGCTAGAGCTTGGTGATTATGAAATGTGTTTTGGGTGTCGCCATCCATTGACACAAGAGGAAATGACTTCAGAACATTATGTACAAGGTGTATGCTGTCCGAAATGTCACAATAAGACAACGGTTGACAAGAAAATGAGTGCTGAAGAAAGACAAAAGCAAATTGAATTGGCTCATAAAAGACAGGCTGAACATTTAGGTCCTAAGGCTCAGGTGCGCTCAAAGGTGAAAAATCACCAAGTGAAAACGGTATAG
- a CDS encoding ABC transporter ATP-binding protein: protein MTHIIAENLFLDYPIHNHQTQSLKKKFLHMVAGGRISQESGSCFIVNALDDVSFKFEEGDRVALIGHNGAGKSTLLKVLAGIYKPTRGRLLSKGSLATLFSTTVGLGVDMTGYENLFQMSLFRTKNIQETRRRMDAIAEFTELGDYLNMPVRTYSEGMKMRLGFSVATDRAPDILLIDEVFGAGDKKFMDKSKQRMADFMHESKILVMSTHADQLIHEFCNKAILLKRGKLIAIDSVDAIYRYYYSEAYEAI, encoded by the coding sequence ATGACACATATTATTGCCGAAAATCTCTTTCTTGACTATCCAATTCATAACCATCAGACCCAGAGTTTAAAAAAGAAATTCTTACACATGGTTGCGGGGGGGCGCATTAGCCAAGAATCAGGATCTTGTTTTATTGTGAATGCATTGGATGATGTGTCTTTTAAATTTGAAGAGGGGGATCGCGTTGCTCTCATTGGCCATAATGGTGCAGGGAAGAGCACTTTGCTGAAAGTTTTAGCTGGCATTTATAAACCAACAAGGGGTCGTCTTTTAAGCAAGGGATCTTTGGCTACCTTATTTAGTACGACGGTTGGTTTGGGCGTTGATATGACCGGCTATGAGAATCTTTTTCAGATGAGTTTGTTTAGAACAAAGAATATTCAAGAGACGCGTCGCAGGATGGATGCAATTGCAGAATTTACAGAACTGGGTGATTACTTAAATATGCCCGTCAGGACGTATTCTGAGGGGATGAAGATGCGCCTTGGCTTTTCTGTTGCAACAGATAGAGCGCCTGACATCTTGTTGATTGATGAAGTTTTTGGCGCGGGTGATAAAAAATTTATGGATAAATCGAAGCAACGCATGGCTGATTTTATGCATGAGTCAAAAATTTTAGTGATGAGCACTCATGCTGACCAACTGATCCATGAATTTTGTAATAAGGCCATTTTGTTGAAAAGGGGAAAGCTCATTGCAATAGATAGTGTGGATGCAATTTATCGCTATTATTACTCTGAAGCCTATGAGGCGATTTAA
- the mltG gene encoding endolytic transglycosylase MltG, with the protein MTSANKWIILFLSLILLISFIALGSFYDFMRSGPLPEDRITLIEKGESIHEMADQLESAGVIRDAFLFKAYVALSQKHKSLRAGEYLFPLKASYQEVVDILVKGESIVHQLTIPEGLTMREIFNLVEAAERLSGVLPTPLPDEGELMPETYNYTYGDTRSDMVLRMKKEMVTFFDKAWAMRDQSMMLTTKEEVLTLASIVEKETALPIERPLVAGLYLNRLAIKMPLQADPTVVYGLTEGKFDLGRDLTLIDLKDLSPYNTYVHAGLPPKPICSPGKKSIEAVLNPEKSAYLYFVANGEGGHVFAVTYDEHLKNVAKWRVIKKTQAQEAASTPLAP; encoded by the coding sequence ATGACATCAGCCAATAAATGGATAATCCTCTTTTTGAGTCTTATTTTACTCATTTCTTTCATTGCTTTGGGTTCTTTTTATGACTTTATGCGTTCGGGTCCATTGCCAGAAGATCGGATCACTCTGATTGAAAAGGGTGAATCGATCCATGAAATGGCAGATCAGCTCGAATCTGCTGGTGTTATTCGGGATGCTTTTTTATTCAAAGCCTATGTTGCGCTGTCTCAAAAACATAAATCATTACGGGCAGGTGAATATCTTTTTCCATTAAAAGCAAGCTATCAAGAGGTGGTTGATATTTTGGTGAAGGGCGAGTCTATTGTGCATCAATTGACTATTCCAGAAGGGCTTACAATGCGCGAAATTTTCAATCTTGTTGAGGCTGCGGAAAGGCTTTCAGGCGTTTTGCCGACACCTTTACCTGATGAGGGTGAGCTGATGCCTGAGACTTACAATTACACCTATGGTGATACAAGATCTGATATGGTATTGCGTATGAAGAAGGAGATGGTAACATTTTTTGATAAGGCCTGGGCCATGCGTGATCAGAGTATGATGTTAACGACAAAGGAGGAAGTTTTAACACTTGCCTCGATTGTTGAAAAGGAAACAGCTTTACCGATTGAACGGCCATTGGTTGCGGGTCTTTATTTAAATCGACTGGCGATTAAAATGCCTTTGCAGGCTGATCCAACCGTTGTTTATGGTCTAACGGAAGGTAAGTTTGATCTGGGTAGAGATTTGACTTTGATAGATTTGAAAGATCTGTCTCCTTACAACACTTATGTACATGCGGGCTTGCCGCCAAAGCCGATTTGTAGCCCGGGTAAAAAATCAATTGAGGCTGTGTTGAATCCAGAAAAGAGTGCTTATCTCTATTTCGTTGCAAACGGTGAGGGCGGTCATGTCTTTGCTGTGACCTATGATGAGCATCTCAAAAATGTTGCAAAGTGGCGTGTGATTAAAAAGACTCAGGCTCAAGAGGCGGCGAGTACTCCTCTGGCTCCTTAG
- a CDS encoding porin, with product MKKLNKKILLGTTALFASALIATVAEAKPKLDIGGYVRFQAGFFNDKFAETNNRDFQTESQIAFKAKGVAQNGLEYGAEVYMNASTDDGKDGIFNSDVVFIWMENRCGRLELGDRDGAADKTAYYTKRIGFGQAVDGDYEDWLNVNSRSSVGPKAMDSAESTKITVYMPRMYGFQAGLSYAPEFNKGEGVIRTKTHATAVTAGARDYVSPNDASVVNGLAGNINKQENYLKGNFKDIIELGANYLTRFDDVEVRLSGAYVWGEDKNASAALAGERRDIRAWHVGGQLEWMGWTLGGGYVDNGKSAQNKAANLRKADRNAWNVGLAYENGPWAVSANALFEDLGGSSKDGKYTSYGIGGQYYLAPGIKVAADLVMFERKFNRNNIPTGNTEPTLNLTGGNNKDKGYVGIIGTQLDF from the coding sequence ATGAAAAAGTTAAATAAAAAAATTTTGCTCGGAACAACAGCTCTCTTTGCATCAGCATTGATCGCTACAGTTGCTGAAGCAAAACCTAAATTAGATATCGGTGGTTATGTTCGCTTCCAAGCTGGTTTCTTCAACGATAAATTTGCTGAAACAAATAACCGTGACTTCCAAACAGAATCACAAATTGCTTTCAAAGCAAAAGGTGTTGCACAAAATGGTCTAGAATATGGTGCAGAAGTTTACATGAATGCATCAACAGATGATGGTAAAGATGGCATTTTTAATTCAGATGTTGTATTCATTTGGATGGAAAACAGATGTGGTCGTCTAGAGCTCGGTGATAGAGACGGTGCAGCTGACAAAACAGCTTACTACACAAAAAGAATCGGTTTCGGTCAAGCAGTTGACGGTGACTACGAAGATTGGTTAAATGTAAACAGTCGTTCATCAGTTGGTCCAAAAGCTATGGATTCAGCAGAAAGCACAAAAATCACAGTTTACATGCCACGTATGTATGGTTTCCAAGCTGGTCTTTCATATGCACCTGAATTTAACAAAGGTGAAGGCGTTATCAGAACAAAAACTCATGCAACTGCTGTAACAGCTGGTGCAAGAGACTATGTATCTCCAAATGATGCTTCAGTTGTGAATGGTCTTGCTGGTAATATCAACAAACAAGAAAACTACCTCAAAGGGAACTTCAAAGATATTATCGAACTCGGTGCAAACTACCTCACAAGATTTGATGATGTTGAAGTTAGACTAAGCGGTGCTTATGTTTGGGGTGAAGACAAAAATGCTAGCGCAGCTTTAGCTGGTGAACGTCGTGACATCAGAGCATGGCATGTTGGTGGTCAACTAGAATGGATGGGTTGGACACTTGGTGGTGGTTACGTTGATAACGGTAAATCAGCACAAAACAAAGCTGCAAATCTTAGAAAAGCTGATCGTAATGCATGGAACGTTGGTCTTGCTTATGAAAATGGACCATGGGCTGTATCTGCAAACGCTTTGTTTGAAGATTTAGGCGGAAGCTCTAAAGATGGTAAATACACATCATATGGTATTGGTGGTCAATACTACCTAGCACCAGGTATCAAAGTAGCTGCTGATCTTGTTATGTTTGAGCGTAAGTTCAATCGAAATAATATTCCAACAGGTAATACAGAGCCTACTCTGAATCTAACTGGTGGTAATAACAAAGACAAAGGTTATGTTGGTATCATTGGTACACAACTTGACTTTTAA
- a CDS encoding EAL domain-containing protein: MSIIRLGDHKIFAKGTPAQYLKGTVILESGKVSHRIYLLKKGVVSIVDSTGRKIEYSKPLSLFGWESCFFDEPNTYTITTEDHCHFVVLTKQELDEALLSKSDEIRRLSFYSFQTSMDLFCQFSNKELPVLTIQHPTPEQKIDPLQELIQLFINNFITHHQTAELLDQQMRTALTLLGTFVDVEHIVLYQFERETEKLIPQYVWVDSDDKEPLTEVMTLSMEATPYFFNRLLHINDVIISDSRKDLKAESQDKNELDKANVTSCLFLPLAHQDELSSVLCLATSKMHGKWDNARLSLLKMLHAILEREIERIQKDIELEKIRPVDKITGLPNRNFFLSLLKTALNTTARSRKKAAVLFIHLDYFKRNYGHYGKLIQNNIIKAVADRFQELDRKGDILGHFHEDEFVLALTGLSHKNDARIIANRLVDVLEIPVDVMAKSYHVAASIGVSIYPDQGKTPIELVEIAEEAMYRASDIAGTSYVFAEPRRPFLSEVYEKIESEIKFAVKNEGILTYFQPILDLKTKRVVGAEVLSRWHKKDDSIALPEEFLSICEQSGLIVQLSEKILKDTCHNMVEWQKAGYELNVSLNVSMRWLVDQNFITIIRETIEEYGIKPELLSIELTEGILLRDIDRAQEILGQLRDIGVKLCLDDFGTGYSSLSFLHQLPIDTIKIDKQFIHHLSDQHSTAQLVKGLVKLGHELDMTIIAEGIETAEQEKFMLDAGCLYGQGFFYHKAMPALDFSKLLSLNTKR, translated from the coding sequence ATGAGTATTATCCGTCTTGGAGATCATAAAATATTTGCTAAAGGGACGCCTGCGCAATATTTAAAAGGCACCGTAATTCTCGAATCTGGTAAGGTATCACATCGTATTTATTTGCTGAAAAAAGGTGTTGTCTCGATTGTTGATTCAACAGGGCGTAAAATTGAATATTCAAAACCACTTAGCCTCTTTGGATGGGAGTCTTGTTTTTTTGATGAGCCGAATACCTACACCATTACAACTGAGGATCATTGTCACTTTGTTGTCCTAACGAAGCAAGAGCTCGATGAGGCTCTTTTATCAAAAAGTGATGAGATTCGTCGCCTTTCTTTTTATAGCTTTCAGACCTCAATGGATTTGTTCTGCCAATTCTCAAACAAGGAGTTGCCAGTTTTAACCATTCAACATCCAACACCAGAGCAGAAGATTGATCCTCTGCAAGAATTGATTCAGCTCTTTATCAATAATTTTATCACGCATCACCAGACAGCTGAGCTTTTGGATCAGCAAATGAGAACGGCACTGACGTTGTTGGGAACATTTGTGGATGTCGAGCATATTGTTCTCTATCAGTTTGAACGTGAAACAGAAAAATTAATCCCGCAGTATGTTTGGGTGGATTCAGATGATAAAGAGCCTCTTACTGAGGTCATGACCTTGTCAATGGAGGCAACTCCATATTTTTTCAATCGCCTTTTACATATTAATGACGTGATTATTTCGGATAGTCGTAAGGATTTAAAGGCTGAAAGCCAAGATAAGAATGAACTAGATAAAGCGAATGTAACTTCTTGTCTTTTTCTGCCCCTTGCTCATCAGGATGAGTTGTCTTCAGTTCTTTGTCTGGCGACTTCAAAGATGCATGGGAAGTGGGATAATGCCAGGTTATCTCTTTTAAAGATGTTGCATGCTATTTTAGAGCGTGAAATTGAGCGGATCCAGAAAGATATTGAGCTCGAAAAAATACGCCCTGTTGATAAAATCACAGGTCTGCCAAACCGGAATTTCTTTTTGAGTCTTTTGAAGACCGCCTTGAACACAACAGCAAGGTCTCGTAAAAAGGCAGCTGTTCTCTTTATCCATCTTGATTATTTTAAAAGAAACTACGGTCATTATGGCAAGTTGATTCAGAATAATATTATTAAAGCTGTTGCTGATCGGTTTCAAGAGTTGGATCGGAAGGGTGATATTCTTGGTCACTTTCATGAAGATGAATTTGTGTTGGCGTTGACAGGACTTTCTCATAAGAACGATGCCAGAATCATCGCAAACCGGCTTGTGGATGTTTTAGAGATTCCGGTTGATGTGATGGCTAAAAGCTACCATGTTGCAGCAAGTATTGGCGTTTCCATCTATCCAGATCAAGGAAAAACACCGATTGAATTGGTAGAAATTGCTGAAGAGGCAATGTATCGTGCATCTGATATAGCGGGAACATCTTATGTTTTTGCAGAACCTAGAAGGCCTTTTTTATCTGAAGTTTATGAGAAGATTGAGAGTGAGATTAAGTTTGCTGTTAAAAATGAAGGAATCTTGACTTATTTTCAGCCAATTTTGGATTTGAAAACAAAAAGAGTTGTTGGGGCAGAGGTTCTGTCACGTTGGCACAAAAAAGACGACTCGATTGCCTTGCCTGAAGAGTTTTTATCCATTTGTGAGCAGAGTGGATTGATTGTTCAGCTCAGTGAAAAAATATTGAAAGACACATGTCATAACATGGTTGAATGGCAAAAGGCTGGTTACGAGTTAAATGTTTCGTTAAATGTGTCGATGAGGTGGTTGGTTGATCAGAATTTTATTACGATTATTCGCGAAACAATTGAAGAATATGGCATAAAACCCGAATTGCTGAGCATTGAGTTGACGGAAGGTATTTTGCTGAGAGATATAGATAGGGCTCAAGAGATTTTGGGTCAGTTGAGGGATATTGGCGTTAAGCTTTGTCTTGATGATTTTGGCACGGGGTATTCATCTTTATCCTTCTTGCATCAATTGCCCATTGATACAATTAAGATTGACAAGCAATTTATTCATCATTTGTCAGATCAGCATAGTACAGCTCAGCTTGTAAAGGGGCTGGTTAAGTTAGGCCATGAGCTTGATATGACCATTATTGCTGAGGGCATTGAGACTGCAGAGCAAGAAAAGTTCATGCTTGATGCCGGTTGCTTGTATGGGCAAGGATTTTTTTATCATAAGGCGATGCCAGCACTTGATTTTTCAAAACTTTTATCGTTAAATACAAAACGATAA
- a CDS encoding nicotinate-nicotinamide nucleotide adenylyltransferase translates to MIITGTKKIGLLGGSFNPPHQGHLQLSLKALRILDLDEIWWIPTDINPLKETSSFMTRAEKDQHIDRMILASKGKIKLCPKSAMSPSPYTYDLVSHIRSLYPHDHFIWLMGADNFIQLPKWYRWKDLMKLIPFFVFGRPSYTKRAVSCAAAEQFRPYQVEEFQFRFLPHLGPKFWGFTDQLFLPDSSTQLRRFS, encoded by the coding sequence ATGATAATAACGGGGACAAAAAAAATTGGCCTATTAGGTGGATCTTTCAACCCACCACATCAAGGTCATCTACAATTGTCATTAAAGGCTCTTCGGATTTTGGATCTCGATGAAATTTGGTGGATTCCAACAGATATCAATCCACTGAAAGAAACATCATCTTTTATGACAAGGGCTGAAAAAGATCAGCATATCGATAGAATGATTCTTGCCTCTAAGGGTAAAATCAAGCTTTGTCCAAAAAGTGCTATGAGTCCAAGTCCTTATACTTATGATCTTGTGAGTCATATCAGGTCTCTTTATCCGCATGATCATTTTATTTGGCTGATGGGAGCGGATAATTTCATCCAGTTGCCAAAGTGGTATCGCTGGAAAGATCTGATGAAGCTCATCCCTTTCTTTGTTTTTGGAAGACCCTCATATACCAAAAGAGCAGTTTCCTGCGCTGCAGCTGAGCAGTTTAGACCCTATCAAGTTGAGGAATTTCAATTTCGGTTCTTGCCTCATTTGGGTCCAAAATTTTGGGGATTCACAGATCAACTTTTTTTGCCCGATTCGTCAACGCAACTCCGCCGATTTTCGTAA
- the proB gene encoding glutamate 5-kinase produces the protein MPKKQCDSKADSETDAVVQIKHSLSYPLKRIVIKIGSNLFLERKSNHIKKSWLESLAKDVLSLRQQGVEVILVCSGAIRLGKNTLMGASVDTNLDDKQAAAAIGQVELISIFRDVFESYQMKVAQILLTVEDTEVRRRNLNARATFMALLRNGVIPIVNENDTVATTEIRSGDNDRLSARIAQVVSADHLFLLSSKIDGLYNQDPKENENAMIIPEIGGNATAVLSQFKSAYKGKQTGVTSKIEAATHATQSGCSVILSKALDAGSLGALVFGDKKLKTIFKAAISPTQARQNWIAAHLLSSGSLVVSSAGQKMIEKGQGLLPKHVVSINGIFQRGELVSIMNQFGDEIGRGLSAYCWKDAVRIRGADGVSLLNQLGFGGRDEIIHMDDLISFTVQNIPTVHSPGAAV, from the coding sequence ATGCCAAAAAAACAATGCGATTCAAAAGCAGATTCTGAAACTGACGCCGTAGTGCAAATCAAACACAGTCTCTCATATCCTTTAAAGCGCATTGTTATTAAAATTGGCTCGAACCTTTTTCTCGAAAGAAAAAGCAATCACATCAAAAAGTCATGGTTAGAGTCTCTTGCGAAAGACGTATTGTCCTTGCGCCAACAAGGTGTTGAGGTTATTTTGGTTTGCTCTGGCGCGATTCGCCTTGGTAAAAATACACTTATGGGAGCCTCTGTTGATACAAATTTAGATGATAAGCAAGCAGCAGCAGCCATTGGCCAGGTTGAGCTTATTTCTATTTTCCGCGATGTTTTTGAATCTTATCAGATGAAAGTCGCCCAAATTCTGTTAACGGTTGAAGATACCGAAGTGCGCAGACGAAACTTAAATGCGCGAGCAACATTCATGGCTTTATTGCGTAATGGTGTGATTCCCATTGTGAATGAAAATGATACAGTGGCAACAACTGAAATCCGCTCTGGAGATAATGACAGGCTCTCTGCACGGATTGCTCAGGTTGTGTCCGCTGATCACTTGTTTCTTTTATCCTCAAAGATTGATGGTCTTTATAATCAAGATCCAAAGGAAAACGAGAATGCAATGATTATTCCTGAGATTGGTGGCAATGCAACGGCTGTTCTATCGCAATTTAAATCGGCCTATAAGGGGAAGCAAACAGGTGTTACAAGCAAGATAGAGGCTGCAACGCACGCAACGCAGTCTGGTTGTTCTGTTATCTTGTCAAAAGCCTTAGATGCAGGCTCATTAGGCGCCCTTGTATTTGGTGACAAGAAATTAAAAACGATTTTTAAAGCTGCTATCTCTCCGACGCAGGCCCGGCAGAACTGGATTGCTGCCCATTTACTGTCGTCTGGAAGTCTTGTGGTTTCAAGTGCAGGACAGAAGATGATTGAAAAGGGCCAAGGACTTTTGCCGAAGCATGTTGTCTCAATCAATGGCATATTTCAGCGTGGAGAACTTGTGAGTATCATGAATCAATTTGGAGACGAGATTGGCCGCGGTCTCTCAGCCTATTGTTGGAAAGATGCTGTGCGAATTAGAGGGGCTGATGGTGTTTCTCTTTTGAATCAGCTTGGTTTTGGTGGGCGTGATGAAATTATTCATATGGATGATCTGATTTCATTCACAGTCCAAAATATTCCAACCGTTCACAGCCCAGGTGCTGCAGTATAA
- the rpmE gene encoding 50S ribosomal protein L31 has product MKENTHPAYHEINVILTDGTKVKMRTTWGKPGDTMTLEIDSLSHPAYTGQHRVISSNQGNAFENRFGGLKF; this is encoded by the coding sequence ATGAAAGAGAATACGCATCCAGCCTACCATGAAATCAATGTGATTTTAACAGATGGTACAAAAGTAAAAATGAGAACAACTTGGGGTAAACCAGGCGATACAATGACATTAGAGATTGATTCTTTGTCACATCCTGCTTACACAGGTCAGCATCGTGTGATTTCATCAAACCAAGGTAACGCCTTCGAAAATCGTTTTGGTGGCTTGAAGTTCTAA
- a CDS encoding mechanosensitive ion channel, translating into MNLAEIKDNVVPPYVSDFLYNEGFDYANRIFYAILILVIGYYCVRFVNMFTQKVLKKAKIESSIRSFLTNIIKALCYTFIVIAALSKIGIDTTSMAAAIAAAGLAIGLSLQNSLSNFAAGVMIVIFKFFRVDDFIQVADIEGTVEEISILTTTLIAKDNREIIIPNSQMISGHLINYSKKPTRRVDIEIAVSYEENIKTVQNILLDILAQDPRILADPKPDVVVGRLDENAVHFYVRPWVLNADYWPVKFDLLANIKTAMDRESILTPWLTYERGTKHP; encoded by the coding sequence ATGAATTTAGCTGAAATTAAGGATAACGTTGTTCCTCCTTATGTCTCAGACTTTTTATATAATGAAGGCTTTGATTACGCCAACCGCATTTTCTATGCAATTCTGATCCTTGTTATTGGTTATTATTGCGTGCGCTTTGTCAATATGTTCACCCAAAAGGTCTTAAAGAAAGCAAAAATTGAAAGCAGTATCCGGTCTTTTTTAACCAACATTATCAAAGCTCTTTGCTACACTTTTATTGTCATTGCTGCTTTAAGCAAGATAGGAATCGATACAACGTCCATGGCTGCTGCCATCGCCGCTGCTGGTCTTGCTATCGGTCTCTCCTTACAAAATTCACTTTCTAACTTTGCCGCTGGTGTTATGATTGTAATCTTTAAATTCTTCCGGGTTGATGACTTTATTCAAGTCGCAGATATAGAAGGAACAGTTGAAGAAATCAGTATTCTCACCACAACCCTCATCGCAAAGGATAATCGAGAAATTATCATCCCTAACAGCCAAATGATTTCGGGCCATCTTATCAACTATAGCAAAAAGCCAACCCGTCGTGTGGATATTGAAATCGCTGTTAGCTACGAAGAAAACATCAAAACGGTTCAAAATATTTTGCTGGATATCTTAGCGCAAGATCCTCGCATCTTAGCCGATCCTAAACCAGATGTTGTCGTTGGACGTCTTGATGAAAATGCAGTTCATTTTTACGTCAGACCTTGGGTTCTCAATGCTGATTATTGGCCTGTCAAATTTGACCTGCTTGCCAATATCAAAACGGCAATGGATCGGGAATCTATCCTCACGCCATGGCTTACCTACGAGCGCGGCACAAAACATCCTTAA